The Streptomyces phaeolivaceus genome has a window encoding:
- the groL gene encoding chaperonin GroEL (60 kDa chaperone family; promotes refolding of misfolded polypeptides especially under stressful conditions; forms two stacked rings of heptamers to form a barrel-shaped 14mer; ends can be capped by GroES; misfolded proteins enter the barrel where they are refolded when GroES binds): protein MAKIIAFDEEARRGLERGMNQLADAVKVTLGPKGRNVVLEKKWGAPTITNDGVSIAKEIELEDPYEKIGAELVKEVAKKTDDVAGDGTTTATVLAQALVKEGLRNVAAGANPMALKRGIEKAVEAVSGALLDQAKEVETKEQIASTASISAADTQIGELIAEAMDKVGKEGVITVEESQTFGLELELTEGMRFDKGYISAYFATDMERMEAVLEDPYILIANSKIGSVKDLLPLLEKVMQSGKPLLIIAEDIEGEALSTLVVNKIKGTFRSVAVKAPGFGDRRKAMLNDIAILTGGEVISEEVGLKLENATLDLLGRARKVVIAKDETTIVDGAGETEQVQGRVNQIRVEIENSDSDYDREKLQERLAKLAGGVAVIKAGAATEVELKERKHRIEDAVRNAKAAVEEGIVAGGGVALLQASSVFEKLELEGDEATGANAVKLALEAPLKQIAVNGGLEGGVVVEKVRNLAVGHGLNAATGEYVDMIASGIIDPAKVTRSALQNAASIAALFLTTEAVIADKPEKSSAPAGGGMPGGDMDF from the coding sequence ATGGCCAAGATCATCGCGTTCGACGAGGAGGCGCGGCGCGGCCTCGAGCGCGGCATGAACCAGCTCGCGGACGCCGTCAAGGTGACGCTCGGCCCCAAGGGCCGCAACGTCGTCCTCGAGAAGAAGTGGGGCGCCCCCACGATCACCAACGATGGTGTCTCCATCGCCAAGGAGATCGAGCTCGAGGACCCGTACGAGAAGATCGGCGCCGAGCTGGTCAAGGAAGTCGCCAAGAAGACGGACGACGTCGCCGGCGACGGTACGACCACGGCGACCGTTCTCGCCCAGGCCCTGGTCAAGGAAGGCCTGCGCAACGTAGCCGCCGGTGCCAACCCGATGGCCCTCAAGCGCGGTATCGAGAAGGCCGTCGAGGCCGTCTCCGGTGCGCTGCTCGACCAGGCCAAGGAGGTCGAGACCAAGGAGCAGATCGCCTCCACCGCCTCCATCTCCGCCGCCGACACCCAGATCGGCGAGCTGATCGCCGAGGCCATGGACAAGGTCGGCAAGGAAGGCGTCATCACCGTCGAGGAGTCGCAGACCTTCGGTCTGGAGCTTGAGCTCACCGAGGGCATGCGCTTCGACAAGGGCTACATCTCGGCGTACTTCGCGACCGACATGGAGCGCATGGAGGCGGTGCTGGAGGACCCTTACATCCTCATCGCCAACTCCAAGATCGGCTCGGTCAAGGACCTGCTCCCGCTTCTGGAGAAGGTCATGCAGTCCGGCAAGCCGCTGCTGATCATCGCCGAGGACATCGAGGGCGAGGCCCTGTCGACCCTGGTCGTCAACAAGATCAAGGGCACCTTCCGCTCGGTGGCGGTCAAGGCCCCGGGCTTCGGTGACCGCCGCAAGGCCATGCTCAATGACATCGCCATCCTCACGGGCGGCGAGGTCATCTCCGAGGAGGTCGGTCTCAAGCTGGAGAACGCGACGCTGGACCTGCTGGGCCGCGCCCGCAAGGTCGTCATCGCCAAGGACGAGACCACGATCGTCGACGGTGCCGGTGAGACCGAGCAGGTGCAGGGCCGGGTCAACCAGATCCGCGTCGAGATCGAGAACAGCGACTCGGACTACGACCGCGAGAAGCTCCAGGAGCGCCTGGCGAAGCTCGCGGGCGGCGTGGCCGTCATCAAGGCCGGTGCCGCGACCGAGGTCGAGCTGAAGGAGCGCAAGCACCGCATCGAGGACGCCGTTCGCAACGCGAAGGCGGCCGTCGAGGAGGGCATCGTCGCCGGTGGTGGCGTGGCCCTGCTGCAGGCCTCCTCGGTCTTCGAGAAGCTGGAGCTGGAGGGTGACGAGGCGACCGGCGCCAACGCCGTGAAGCTCGCCCTGGAGGCCCCGCTCAAGCAGATCGCCGTCAACGGTGGTCTTGAGGGCGGCGTCGTCGTGGAGAAGGTCCGCAACCTCGCGGTCGGCCACGGCCTCAACGCCGCGACCGGTGAGTACGTCGACATGATCGCCTCCGGCATCATCGACCCGGCGAAGGTCACGCGTTCCGCCCTGCAGAACGCCGCCTCCATCGCCGCGCTCTTCCTCACCACCGAGGCCGTCATCGCCGACAAGCCGGAGAAGTCCTCCGCGCCCGCCGGTGGCGGTATGCCGGGCGGTGACATGGACTTCTGA
- a CDS encoding cold-shock protein translates to MAQGTVKWFNAEKGYGFIAVDGGADVFVHYSAIQMDGYRTLEEGQRVEFEISQGQKGPQADMVRLAAG, encoded by the coding sequence ATGGCTCAGGGCACCGTCAAGTGGTTCAACGCGGAGAAGGGGTACGGCTTCATCGCGGTCGACGGTGGTGCGGATGTATTCGTCCACTACAGCGCGATCCAGATGGACGGTTACCGCACCCTGGAAGAGGGCCAGCGGGTCGAGTTCGAGATCTCGCAGGGTCAGAAGGGGCCGCAGGCGGACATGGTCCGACTCGCGGCCGGCTGA
- a CDS encoding ubiquitin-like small modifier protein 1, whose amino-acid sequence MSVSVRIPTILRTYTGGQAEVTAEGATLGEVIADLEKNHNGIAARVLDDQGKLRRFVNVYVNDDDVRFEQGLETATPDGAGVSIIPAVAGG is encoded by the coding sequence GTGAGCGTTTCCGTCCGCATCCCCACCATCCTTCGCACCTACACGGGTGGGCAGGCCGAGGTGACCGCCGAGGGGGCCACCCTTGGCGAAGTCATCGCCGATCTCGAAAAGAACCACAATGGGATCGCCGCCCGGGTTCTGGATGATCAGGGCAAGTTGCGGCGGTTCGTGAATGTGTACGTGAACGACGACGATGTCCGGTTCGAGCAGGGGCTGGAGACGGCGACTCCGGACGGTGCGGGTGTGTCGATCATTCCCGCGGTCGCCGGTGGCTGA
- the thrC gene encoding threonine synthase — translation MAAQTVASTTESESGSASTVDLGPAAALSCRECGHRVPLGPVFACEECFGPLEIAYDYSSYDTEELRKRIESGPANIWRYAPLLPVPADVATKPNINPGWTQLVKADNLAAALGVDTGKLFIKDDSGNPTHSFKDRVVAQALEAARAFGFTTLSCSSTGNLAGAVGAAAARAGFRSCVFIPHDLEQGKVVMAAVYGGALVGIEGNYDDVNRFCSELIGDPAGEGWGFVNVNLRPYYAEGSKTLAYEICEQLGWQLPDQLVVPIASGSQLTKIDKGLQELIKLGLVEDKPYKIFGAQAEGCSPVSVAFKAGHDVVRPQKPNTIAKSLAIGNPADGPYVIDIARRTGGAVEDVTDEQVVEAIKLLARTEGIFAETAGGVTVGVAKKLIEDGVLDPTLTTVVLNTGDGLKTLDAVAGTGLTATIRPNLDSFHEAGLA, via the coding sequence ATGGCTGCGCAGACTGTTGCAAGCACCACCGAATCCGAATCCGGCTCCGCCTCCACAGTAGACCTCGGCCCCGCCGCCGCCCTGAGCTGTCGCGAGTGCGGACACCGCGTACCTCTCGGACCGGTCTTCGCCTGCGAGGAGTGTTTCGGGCCGCTGGAGATCGCGTACGACTACTCCTCCTACGACACGGAGGAGCTGCGGAAGCGGATCGAGTCCGGGCCCGCGAACATCTGGCGTTACGCGCCCCTCCTGCCCGTCCCCGCCGATGTGGCCACCAAGCCGAACATCAACCCCGGCTGGACCCAGCTCGTCAAGGCCGACAACCTGGCCGCCGCGCTCGGCGTCGACACCGGCAAGCTCTTCATCAAGGACGACTCGGGCAATCCGACGCACTCCTTCAAGGACCGCGTCGTCGCCCAGGCCCTCGAAGCGGCCCGTGCCTTCGGTTTCACCACCCTCTCCTGCTCCTCCACGGGCAACCTGGCCGGTGCCGTCGGCGCCGCCGCCGCCCGCGCCGGCTTCCGGTCCTGTGTGTTCATCCCGCACGACCTGGAGCAGGGCAAGGTCGTCATGGCCGCCGTCTACGGCGGCGCGCTGGTCGGCATCGAGGGCAACTACGACGATGTGAACCGCTTCTGCTCCGAGCTGATCGGCGACCCGGCCGGCGAGGGCTGGGGCTTCGTGAACGTCAATCTGCGGCCGTACTACGCGGAGGGCTCCAAGACCCTCGCGTACGAGATCTGCGAGCAGCTCGGCTGGCAGCTGCCCGACCAGCTGGTGGTGCCGATCGCCTCCGGGTCGCAGCTCACGAAGATCGACAAGGGGCTCCAGGAGCTGATCAAGCTCGGGCTCGTCGAGGACAAGCCGTACAAGATCTTCGGTGCGCAGGCGGAGGGGTGCTCGCCGGTGTCGGTGGCCTTCAAGGCCGGGCACGACGTGGTGCGCCCGCAGAAGCCGAACACCATCGCGAAGTCGCTGGCGATCGGCAACCCGGCGGACGGGCCGTATGTGATCGACATCGCGCGGCGGACCGGTGGGGCCGTGGAGGACGTGACGGACGAGCAGGTCGTCGAGGCGATCAAGCTGCTGGCGCGGACCGAGGGGATCTTCGCGGAGACCGCGGGCGGGGTGACCGTGGGGGTCGCGAAGAAGCTGATCGAGGACGGGGTGCTCGACCCGACGCTGACGACCGTCGTCCTCAACACGGGGGACGGTCTCAAGACCCTGGACGCGGTGGCCGGGACCGGGCTGACCGCGACCATCCGGCCCAACCTCGATTCGTTCCATGAGGCCGGTCTCGCGTAA
- a CDS encoding glucosyl-3-phosphoglycerate synthase — protein MLKEVERWLSTRSWSMSDRPLHKIMAAKRATGQTVSVVLPALNEEETVGDIVAIIRHDLMRQVPLVDEIVVVDSGSTDRTSQVAAAAGARVVHRDAILPRLPAVPGKGEVLWRSLLVTSGDIVCFIDADLKEFSSDFVSGIVGPLLTDPGVDLVKAMYDRPLGSAAGQGGRVTELMARPLLNMHWPQLAGFVQPLGGEYAARRSLLEQLPFPVGYGVELGMLVDALHLVGLDALSQVDVGVRKHRHQDGAALGRMSAAIYRTAQLRLARGHLIRPVLTQFERGREGFEPRTYSVDLEERPPMVDVEEYVERKAA, from the coding sequence GTGCTGAAGGAAGTCGAGCGCTGGCTGAGCACCCGCTCCTGGTCCATGTCCGACCGCCCGCTCCACAAGATCATGGCCGCCAAACGGGCCACGGGACAGACGGTCAGCGTCGTCCTGCCCGCGCTGAACGAGGAGGAGACGGTCGGCGACATCGTCGCGATCATCCGTCATGACCTCATGCGGCAGGTCCCGCTCGTCGACGAGATCGTGGTCGTCGACTCCGGTTCGACCGACCGGACGTCCCAGGTCGCGGCAGCCGCCGGGGCGAGGGTCGTGCACCGCGACGCGATTCTGCCCCGCCTCCCGGCCGTCCCCGGCAAGGGCGAGGTGCTGTGGCGGTCGCTCCTGGTGACCTCGGGCGACATCGTCTGCTTCATCGACGCGGACCTCAAGGAGTTCTCGTCGGACTTCGTCTCCGGGATCGTCGGCCCGCTGCTCACCGACCCCGGTGTGGACCTCGTCAAGGCGATGTACGACCGGCCCCTCGGCTCCGCCGCCGGCCAGGGCGGCCGTGTGACCGAACTCATGGCCCGCCCCCTCCTCAACATGCACTGGCCCCAGCTGGCCGGCTTCGTCCAGCCGCTCGGCGGCGAGTACGCGGCGCGGCGGTCGCTGCTGGAGCAGCTTCCGTTCCCCGTCGGCTACGGCGTCGAGCTGGGCATGCTGGTCGACGCGCTGCACCTCGTCGGCCTCGACGCGCTCTCCCAGGTCGATGTGGGTGTCCGCAAGCACCGGCACCAGGACGGGGCGGCACTGGGGCGGATGTCCGCGGCGATCTATCGCACCGCCCAGCTGCGGCTGGCCCGCGGCCACCTGATCCGGCCCGTCCTCACCCAGTTCGAACGCGGACGCGAGGGCTTCGAGCCGCGCACGTACTCGGTGGACCTGGAGGAACGGCCGCCGATGGTGGATGTCGAGGAGTACGTGGAGCGCAAGGCGGCGTGA
- a CDS encoding alpha,alpha-trehalose-phosphate synthase (UDP-forming): protein MASTRGAQILVASNRGPVTYAQDDTGALTAKRGGGGLVSGLSAIDPESGAVWVCSALGDGDREAVRRGVAEPGVRMLDIPADVHHDAYNGVANSTLWFVHHMLYQTPLEPAFDAEFRRQWASYETYNRAFAEALAQEAADGAAVLVQDYHLTLAPRMLRELRPDLRIGHFSHTPWAPVDYFRLLPDDIAAQVLDGILGADRAAFLTRRWADAFTECARAVLGPDALSGTRIGVHGLGADADFLRTRAHQADVDDRVALLREQIGTAPDGRPRRTIVRVDRTELSKNIVRGLHAYRHLLDEHPSWRERVAHIAFAYPSRQDLAVYRDYTAEVQRVADDINERYGTPGWTPVILHLKDDFARSLAAYRLADVALVNPIRDGMNLVAKEVPVVSDEGCVLVLSREAGAYEELGDDSVVVNPYDVVGTAAALHEALSVPVHERAERSKRLAAAATALPPTRWFLDQLRELEGAQ, encoded by the coding sequence ATGGCCTCCACACGCGGTGCCCAGATCCTCGTCGCCTCCAACCGCGGCCCCGTCACGTACGCACAGGACGACACGGGCGCCCTCACAGCGAAGCGCGGCGGCGGCGGCCTCGTGTCCGGGCTCTCCGCGATCGACCCGGAGTCGGGCGCGGTCTGGGTGTGCTCGGCACTCGGCGACGGCGACCGCGAGGCCGTACGACGCGGAGTCGCAGAGCCGGGCGTACGGATGCTGGACATCCCGGCCGACGTGCACCACGACGCGTACAACGGCGTCGCCAACTCCACGCTGTGGTTCGTGCACCACATGCTCTACCAGACCCCGCTGGAGCCGGCCTTCGACGCGGAGTTCCGCCGCCAGTGGGCGTCGTACGAGACGTACAACCGCGCCTTCGCCGAGGCCCTCGCGCAGGAGGCGGCGGACGGCGCGGCCGTCCTCGTCCAGGACTACCACCTGACCCTGGCCCCCCGGATGCTCCGCGAACTCCGCCCCGACCTGCGGATCGGCCACTTCTCGCACACCCCGTGGGCACCCGTCGACTACTTCCGGCTGCTCCCCGACGACATCGCCGCCCAGGTCCTCGACGGCATCCTCGGCGCCGACCGGGCCGCGTTCCTCACCCGGCGGTGGGCGGACGCGTTCACCGAGTGCGCGCGTGCCGTCCTCGGCCCCGACGCCCTGTCGGGCACCCGGATCGGCGTGCACGGCCTGGGCGCCGACGCGGACTTCCTGCGGACCCGCGCGCACCAGGCGGACGTCGACGACCGCGTCGCCCTGCTGCGGGAGCAGATCGGTACGGCCCCGGACGGCCGTCCGCGCCGCACGATCGTCCGCGTCGACCGCACGGAGCTGTCGAAGAACATCGTGCGCGGCCTGCACGCCTACCGGCACCTCCTCGACGAGCACCCCTCCTGGCGCGAACGCGTCGCGCACATCGCCTTCGCGTACCCGTCGCGGCAGGACCTCGCGGTGTACCGGGACTACACGGCCGAGGTCCAGCGGGTCGCGGACGACATCAACGAGCGGTACGGGACGCCGGGTTGGACCCCGGTCATCCTCCATCTGAAGGACGACTTCGCCCGCTCCCTGGCGGCGTACCGGCTCGCGGACGTGGCCCTCGTCAACCCCATCCGCGACGGCATGAACCTGGTCGCGAAGGAGGTGCCGGTGGTCTCCGACGAGGGATGCGTGCTGGTGCTGTCGCGGGAGGCCGGGGCGTACGAGGAGTTGGGGGACGACTCGGTGGTGGTGAACCCGTACGACGTGGTGGGCACGGCGGCGGCGCTGCACGAGGCGCTGAGTGTGCCGGTGCACGAGCGGGCGGAGCGTTCGAAGCGGCTGGCCGCGGCGGCTACGGCGTTGCCGCCGACGCGGTGGTTCCTGGATCAGTTGAGGGAGTTGGAGGGCGCCCAGTAG
- the otsB gene encoding trehalose-phosphatase, which produces MGSHKDAENPEAPEAPKATLPTPVTPAGRDALDAILARPGRTVIALDFDGTLAPIVPDPEQARAHPDAVAALAALAPKVASVAVVTGRPAGVAVRHGGFAGVPGLERLVVLGHYGAERWDAVTGTVSAPAPHPGVAAVRAELPGFLDSVGAWQGTWIEEKGRALAVHTRRATDPQAAFEALRAPLTDLATRHGLIVEPGRLVLELRPPGMDKGVALRDYLTETAAESVLYAGDDLGDLPAFATLEQLRTEGTPGLLVCSGSTEVSELSERADLVVDGPAGVVRLLAAIAEHV; this is translated from the coding sequence ATGGGCAGCCACAAGGACGCAGAGAACCCCGAAGCCCCCGAAGCCCCCAAGGCCACCTTGCCGACACCCGTGACCCCGGCCGGACGGGACGCGCTGGACGCGATCCTCGCCCGCCCCGGCCGTACGGTGATCGCGCTCGACTTCGACGGCACCCTCGCCCCGATCGTCCCCGACCCCGAGCAGGCCCGCGCGCACCCCGACGCGGTCGCCGCCCTCGCCGCCCTCGCCCCGAAGGTCGCCTCCGTCGCCGTGGTGACCGGCCGCCCCGCGGGCGTCGCCGTCCGCCACGGCGGCTTCGCCGGTGTCCCCGGCCTGGAGCGCCTCGTCGTCCTCGGCCACTACGGCGCCGAACGCTGGGACGCCGTCACCGGCACGGTCAGCGCGCCCGCCCCGCACCCCGGTGTCGCGGCGGTCCGCGCGGAGCTGCCCGGCTTCCTGGACAGCGTCGGCGCCTGGCAGGGCACCTGGATCGAGGAGAAGGGCCGGGCGCTCGCCGTCCACACCCGCCGCGCCACCGACCCCCAGGCCGCGTTCGAGGCCCTGCGCGCCCCCCTGACCGACCTCGCCACCCGCCACGGCCTCATCGTCGAACCCGGCCGTCTGGTCCTCGAACTCCGCCCCCCGGGCATGGACAAGGGCGTAGCCCTCCGCGACTACCTGACGGAGACCGCCGCCGAGTCCGTCCTCTACGCCGGCGACGACCTCGGCGACCTCCCCGCCTTCGCCACCCTCGAACAACTCCGCACCGAGGGCACCCCGGGCCTGCTGGTCTGCAGCGGCAGCACAGAGGTGAGCGAGCTGTCGGAGCGGGCGGACCTGGTGGTCGACGGCCCGGCGGGAGTCGTACGCCTCTTGGCAGCCATCGCCGAGCACGTATAG
- a CDS encoding DUF3263 domain-containing protein, with translation MDELGHREQAILAVERQGWVGPGAKERAIRERLGIAPVRYYQLLNALLDDPRALAHDPVTVNRLRRVRASRRDER, from the coding sequence ATGGACGAGCTGGGCCATCGTGAACAAGCCATCCTCGCCGTGGAGCGGCAGGGCTGGGTGGGGCCGGGGGCCAAGGAGCGGGCCATCCGGGAGCGGCTGGGCATCGCACCCGTGCGGTACTACCAGCTGCTGAACGCCCTGCTCGACGACCCCCGCGCCCTCGCCCACGACCCGGTCACGGTGAACCGGCTGAGGAGAGTCCGGGCGTCCCGCCGGGACGAGCGATGA
- a CDS encoding extracellular solute-binding protein, whose amino-acid sequence MGQRQRQRRTKTGVGNGGTAALAALSALGLMATLAGCGASETSGPGVTLKLVAADYGDSEANSSQKYWDAVVKAYEKKTPGVDVDVSVYSWNDVDRRIKEMVAAGDPPDLAQAGTYADYASAGRLYEVDDLLSIPVQAGFLPQLADSGKVRRVAYGMPFAASTRVLFYNKKLFAEAGIDSAPRSWSELAADAQALDEAGVETPYALPLGPEEAQAETMQWLLSGGAGYTDDVGTYRLDSDENVRTFTWLKNKLVDKGLTGPTAPAELNRADAFTAFARGEVGMLNGHPSLMRMAADQGVEYGTAAMPGYDGREHATMGVTDWMMAFKQNGHGEEIGDFLDFVYSDENVLDFSREYDLLPVTASASEEMAASSRDAGLAPFLDELPSAALYPVGKTSWADVSAAVKEQIGRAVRPGAKPGVVLEQLQQTATVADRE is encoded by the coding sequence GTGGGACAGCGGCAGCGGCAGCGGCGAACGAAGACCGGCGTCGGGAACGGCGGAACGGCGGCACTGGCCGCCCTGTCGGCGCTGGGACTGATGGCGACGCTTGCGGGCTGCGGTGCCTCGGAGACGAGCGGCCCCGGCGTCACCCTGAAGCTGGTCGCCGCCGACTACGGCGACTCCGAGGCGAACAGCTCCCAGAAGTACTGGGACGCGGTCGTGAAGGCGTACGAGAAGAAGACCCCGGGCGTCGACGTCGACGTCAGCGTCTACTCCTGGAACGACGTCGACCGCAGGATCAAGGAGATGGTCGCCGCCGGGGACCCGCCCGACCTGGCGCAGGCCGGCACGTACGCCGACTACGCCTCGGCCGGCCGGCTCTACGAGGTCGACGACCTGCTCTCGATACCGGTCCAGGCCGGGTTCCTGCCCCAGCTCGCCGACTCCGGCAAGGTGCGCAGGGTCGCGTACGGGATGCCGTTCGCGGCGTCCACCCGCGTCCTCTTCTACAACAAGAAGCTCTTCGCCGAGGCGGGCATCGACAGCGCCCCGCGCAGCTGGAGCGAGCTGGCGGCCGACGCCCAGGCCCTCGACGAGGCGGGGGTCGAGACCCCGTACGCCCTGCCGCTCGGGCCCGAGGAGGCCCAGGCCGAGACCATGCAGTGGCTGCTCAGCGGCGGCGCGGGCTACACCGACGACGTCGGCACCTACCGGCTCGACTCCGACGAGAACGTGCGGACCTTCACCTGGCTGAAGAACAAGCTCGTCGACAAGGGCCTCACCGGGCCCACCGCGCCCGCCGAACTCAACCGCGCCGACGCGTTCACGGCGTTCGCGCGCGGGGAGGTCGGCATGCTCAACGGGCACCCCAGTCTGATGCGGATGGCCGCGGACCAGGGGGTCGAGTACGGCACGGCCGCGATGCCCGGGTACGACGGGCGGGAGCACGCGACGATGGGGGTGACCGACTGGATGATGGCCTTCAAGCAGAACGGCCACGGGGAGGAGATCGGGGACTTCCTCGACTTCGTCTACAGCGACGAGAACGTGCTCGACTTCTCCCGTGAGTACGACCTGCTGCCGGTGACCGCTTCGGCGTCGGAGGAGATGGCCGCGTCGTCGCGTGACGCGGGGTTGGCGCCGTTCCTCGACGAGTTGCCCAGCGCGGCGTTGTATCCCGTCGGGAAGACGTCCTGGGCGGATGTCAGCGCGGCGGTGAAGGAGCAGATCGGACGGGCGGTGCGGCCTGGGGCGAAGCCGGGGGTTGTGCTGGAGCAACTGCAGCAGACGGCGACTGTCGCTGATCGGGAGTGA